A part of Dasypus novemcinctus isolate mDasNov1 chromosome 7, mDasNov1.1.hap2, whole genome shotgun sequence genomic DNA contains:
- the ZNF804A gene encoding zinc finger protein 804A, whose amino-acid sequence MECYYIVISSTHLSNGHFRNIKGVFRGPLSKNGNKTLDYAEKENTIAKALEDLKANFYCELCDKQYYKHQEFDNHINSYDHAHKQRLKELKQREFARNVASKSRKDERKQEKALQRLHKLAELRKETVCAPGSGPMFKSTTVTVRENFNEISQRVVVGSVSNQEDFKYTLIHSEENSKDAAAVDADPESTNTYKAKNSQIGDQALGIHRHKIGFSFAFPKKASVKLESSAAAFSEFNDDGSVEKQFSRKSRFVPGACPLQLSSPADGPLSSEEKANSFHSPEGMCPDKEETPQPQEKNEESSIKDTLLLPSLCQLQLPLSSGADNCQNSVPLADQIPQEDSINDGIPMDANNSELLGSKSTVLDMPSGYLSLQINPEETKNNDAATLEIESKNHGPEILAPLSTEEDTITLQKKTDLYKRQCKPFVPVLNKHGSTVLQWPTEMLIYTNTEPSISYSCNPLCFDFKSTKSSNNQDKNKLFLNDLYSQKNREDICKTPMSECKDTCVAGLTDSKIGSSRNEYIQITPISAEDTLTKSCDSDKNENKGLRFKRISCRIRKTEKHNFAKNQTKQDSLDEKYNKIRLKDTHERWFHKSRRRKKRRKLCRHHHGEKTKESESHFKMEMENSYTDTMRESLLEIISGKQYLAAEQLLKSHQLLDKRPKSFKYLRENEEMCQNWNNKYKNNDVISSKSHCRKNTIVLNGQSYPTMMYPGKHNLTYSRTFCSRKAKKSSFSQDHKCLVLQNDVKFMSQNQAIKRGYNSLINESERVHRKRRQNSYSYSSDESLNRQNYLPEVLRSSSTSFSPSKPKKKWRRKRNRFHTGFQALELKENTDFPMKENSSLGHLDDLICEDKKEEMKPQEITKTENNSEQTVQVENKLTLPSSNPLTSENNGETEHSIMETNSGEFSEISNDPTTSVCLASVPRKGAVDNTLPEHKEKCETININEKQTPFKLPNIEKNFRQSQPKSYLRHYELAEALPQGKMNETSTEWLRYNSGILNTHPPFPFKEAHVSGHTFVTAEQILAPLALPEPTILIPLENPDKFKDLPCEAYQHIIQPNMLANKVKFTFPPAAIPPPSTPLQPLPLQQPLCSTSVTTIHHTVLQQHAAAAAAAAAAAAAGTFKVLQPHQQFLSQVPALARTSLPQLSVGPVGPRLCPGNHPPLVAPPQMPIIPASVLHPGHLAFPHLPHALFPSLLSPHPNVIPLQPLF is encoded by the exons aggctcaaagaactgaaacaaagggaatttGCTCGAAATGTAGCATCTAAATccagaaaagatgaaagaaaacaagaaaaggcaCTCCAACGCCTGCACAAGCTGGCCGAGTTAAGAAAGGAAACTGTATG tgcTCCTGGAAGTGGCCCCATGTTCAAGTCAACAACTGTAACCGTGAgagaaaattttaatgaaatttcacAAAGAGTTGTTGTGGGTTCAGTTAGTAACCAGGAAGATTTCAAATATACATTGATTCATAGTGAAGAGAATTCTAAAGATGCTGCTGCTGTTGATGCAGATCCAGAAAGCACAAATACTTATAAAGCAAAAAATAGCCAGATTGGAGATCAAGCCCTGGGAATTCACAGGCACAAAATTGGCTTTTCTTTTGCGTTTCCAAAGAAAGCATCTGTGAAGCTGGAGTCTTCAGCTGCAGCGTTCTCTGAATTCAATGATGATGGCTCTGTGGAAAAACAATTTAGCAGAAAAAGTAGATTTGTCCCTGGTGCTTGTCCTCTTCAACTATCTTCACCAGCAGATGGGCCTTTAAGTTCTGAGGAGAAAGCTAACTCTTTTCATTCACCAGAGGGAATGTGCCCTGACAAGGAAGAAACTCCTCAACCTCAAGAGAAGAACGAAGAGTCTAGTATAAAAGATACATTATTATTACCTTCACTTTGTCAGCTTCAACTCCCCTTATCTTCTGGTGCAGATAATTGTCAAAATTCGGTGCCATTAGCAGATCAGATACCGCAGGAAGATAGTATTAATGATGGCATACCTATGGATGCAAACAATTCCGAGTTGTTAGGAAGTAAATCCACAGTTCTTGATATGCCTAGTGGTTACTTATCTTTGCAAATTAATCCAGAGGAAACTAAAAACAATGATGCTGCCACACttgaaattgaaagtaaaaatcATGGTCCTGAGATTTTGGCCCCTTTAAGTACTGAGGAAGACACTATAACCTTacagaaaaaaacagatttaTATAAAAGACAATGTAAGCCATTTGTACCTGTGCTCAACAAACATGGATCCACGGTTCTTCAGTGGCCAACAGAAATGCTGATTTACACAAATACCGAACCATCAATTTCCTATAGTTGCAATCCTCTCTGTTTTGACTTCAAGTCCACTAAATCAAGCAACaatcaagataaaaataaacTGTTCTTAAATGACCTTTATTCCCAGAAGAATAGAGAGGACATTTGCAAGACACCAATGTCAGAGTGCAAGGACACATGTGTTGCTGGACTCACTGATTCTAAAATTGGAAGTAGCAGAAATGAATATATCCAAATCACTCCTATTTCAGCTGAGGATACTCTCACTAAGAGTTGTGATTCTGACAAGAATGAGAATAAGGGTCTGAGGTTCAAACGTATTTCCTGTAGgatcaggaaaacagaaaaacataattttgcaaaaaatcaaacaaaacaggACAGTCtggatgaaaaatacaataaaataaggtTGAAAGATACTCATGAACGCTGGTTTCATAAAagtagaagaaggaaaaaaagaagaaagttatgTCGGCATCATCATGGAGAGAAAACCAAAGAATCAGAATCTCATTTCAAAATGGAAATGGAGAATAGCTACACTGATACAATGAGGGAAAGTCTACTAGAAATAATTTCAGGTAAACAGTATTTGGCTGCTGAACAGTTATTAAAATCACATCAATTACTTGATAAAAGGCCCAAATCATTTAAATACctaagagaaaatgaagaaatgtgtCAAAACTGGaacaacaaatacaaaaataatgatgTTATCAGTTCCAAAAGCCACTGTAGAAAGAACACAATTGTTTTAAATGGACAATCATATCCAACAATGATGTATCCTGGGAAACATAATTTAACATACTCCAGAACTTTCTGTAGTCGGAAAGCCAAAAAGTCAAGCTTCAGCCAGGATCACAAATGTTTAGTTCTTCAAAATGATGTGAAATTCATGAGTCAAAATCAGGCTATTAAAAGAGGTTATAATTCTCTCATCAATGAATCAGAAAGAGTCCATCGAAAACGTAGACAAAATTCATATTCTTATTCTTCAGATGAAAGTTTAAATCGACAGAATTATTTGCCAGAAGTTCTGAGGTCATCAAGTACTTCATTTTCTCCCTCTAAGCCTAAAAAGAAATGGAGGAGAAAACGAAATAGATTCCACACTGGATTTCAAGCTTTGGAACTCAAAGAGAATACTGATTTTCCCATGAAAGAGAATTCTTCCTTAGGTCACCTGGATGACTTAATCTGTGAAGATAAAAAAGAGGAGATGAAACCACAAGAAATTACAAAGACTGAAAATAACTCAGAACAAACAGTCCAAGTAGAAAACAAACTGACTTTGCCCTCTAGCAATCCCCTTACTTCTGAAAACAATGGTGAAACTGAGCATTCGATAATGGAGACCAATTCTGGTGAATTTTCAGAGATTTCCAATGATCCCACCACATCTGTCTGCTTAGCTAGTGTCCCAAGAAAAGGAGCAGTTGATAATACCTTGcctgaacacaaagaaaaatgtgagactataaatattaatgaaaagcAAACTCCATTTAAGTTGCCCAACATTGAAAAGAACTTTAGACAGTCACAACCTAAATCGTACCTTCGTCATTATGAACTGGCTGAGGCCCTTCCACAAGGAAAAATGAATGAGACATCAACAGAGTGGCTGCGGTATAATTCAGGAATCCTTAACACACATCCACCATTTCCATTCAAAGAAGCACATGTCAGTGGTCATACCTTTGTAACAGCTGAGCAAATCCTGGCTCCACTAGCTTTGCCAGAACCAACAATATTGATCCCACTAGAAAATCCTGACAAATTCAAAGATCTACCATGTGAGGCATACCAGCACATTATACAGCCCAACATGCTGGCCAACAAAGTCAAATTTACCTTTCCTCCAGCTGCCATCCCACCCCCTAGCACACCTCTGCAGCCTTTGCCTTTGCAGCAGCCCTTATGTTCTACCTCTGTAACCACTATCCACCACACTGTTTTACAGCAGCATGCTGCAGCTGCTGCAGccgcagctgcagctgcagctgccggGACCTTTAAAGTGCTTCAACCACACCAACAGTTTCTTTCCCAAGTCCCAGCTCTTGCTAGAACATCCTTACCTCAGCTCTCAGTAGGACCAGTAGGACCGAGGCTCTGTCCTGGGAACCATCCACCTCTTGTCGCTCCTCCTCAGATGCCAATCATTCCAGCTTCAGTTCTTCATCCTGGTCATCTGGCTTTCCCACATTTACCCCATGCACTCTTCCCTTCACTGCTTTCCCCACACCCTAATGTCATCCCTCTGCAACCTCTTTTCTAG